The DNA window TGGGTTCCGATCACCGCGCCGTCAGCGACGGTGGCGTAACGCTGGGCATCGGCGGCAGCGGCGGCGGCATTGGCCGGATTGACGTTGGTGGGCTGGGCGATGAACGGCGAGGAGCCGCTGTCGACCGACGGGTCGAAGGTGGACGCGGCGTTGGCGAAAGCGGGAACCAGGGCAACGGCGAAAGCGGCGACGGCGAGGAACTTGTTCATGATGTAACTCCGGTCTTGAATTGGGGGTCTTGAATTGGGGGTGGTTTTTGTCGGGGTGGAATTTGTCGGGGGGCAGCGGTGAGGAGGAGGAGGTCTTGTTCGCTGCCGATGACCTCAATGTGCCCCTTGATCGATCACGGCGAAACCGGCCCCCGCTGACGAGTGCGAGTGAGGAAGGTGAACGGTGGATCGCGAAATCGTGCGCGGCGTGTTGAACGGTCTTGCTGGGGGTCGGGAAAATCCCGGTATGCTGCGGGGAACCGTCCGACGAGCGGTCACGGGCGGATGGCCGTGATCGGACGTATGATCACGAAACGCCGTCGCGTGCAGGCCGACTTTTTCCGATAAACGCGGCAAAAAGCGTGTTAGCCGCCCTTTGAAGGGCGCCCTGAGCGGGTTTTGCCTCTGCGGGAGTGCTCTCACCCGACCATGCGGTCGGGTCGGCGGCTGTGGAGCGGGGCTTTCAACCGGCGGCGCGCACCGGCCGCAACATAACTTCATAACAAAGAACGAAACGCAACGACGCCATCTGACACGATTGGGTCTCTAGCCGACAAGGTGACTGAGGTTACCTCATCAACAAAACAATAGAGGCCGACAATGCGCATCCGAGTACTGGTACTTTCAATCATGAATTTCGCTATGATTTCGCCCGTTGCCGCGGCGGACTTGCCCACACCTGATGCTCCGGAATACCCGGCGAGCCTGCCTTCGACCGCCTTCGACTGGTCCGGCCTCTATGTCGGTGCCCAGGCAGGCTATGTAATCAATCAGATCGGCTTGACAGATAGCGAGGACCTGAAAAGCGGTTCCTTCGGGATGTTTGGCGGCTACAACTTTGTCTACTCGGGTGTCGTTGTCGGTGTGGAGAACGACGTCAACTATAATTGGAGCGATGGCGAGACCGTCGGGCTGGATTGGGATGGTTCGGTGCGCGGGCGTGTCGGCTATGCCTGGGATCGCGTCCTGTTCTACGGAACGGCCGGATTGGCTGCCGCCTCGGGAAGCGTCGATCTGGGGCGCACCAAGAAAGAGGATATTCTTGTTGGCTGGACGGCCGGCGTCGGCGCCGAGTATGCCATCACGGACAACATCCTGGCCCGCGCCGAATATCGCTATTCCGATTTCGGCAGCGTCGACTTCGGCGGCAGTATCGGTGAATTCAAGGCCGACCAGAACAAGGTGTCGTTGGGCGTCGCCTATAAATTCTAAAGCAGATTGACCGGGCAAGCTTCCGACAGGCCACCAATAACGGAAAAGGCCGCCCCCGACAGGGCGGCCTTCCCGACAAACGTCAGCTTTCGCCGACCGGTTGAGCTTGAGCTGACGATCAGTTGCCGATCACATCGCTGTTGTCGGCATAGGGGATGTAGTGCTGCTGGGCACTCGGAGCGGCGGCGCCGGGAAGGACCAGCTTGGCCACGAAGGACGAGTCGCCCGAGGCCGCGCCCGGATCATATTCGACGACGCCCTGCGGGGAGACGCCGTGGGTGCCGATCACCACATTGCTGGCAACGGTGGCGTAACGCTGGGCATCGGCGGCGGCCGCGGCGGCATTGGCCGGATTGACCTGGGCTGGGACGGTGACGAACGTCGGGGAAGCGTTATCGGCGCCCGGATCGAAGGAAGCGGCGGCATTGGCGAGGACGGGGGCCAGGACGAGGGAGAAAGCGGCGGCGATCAGGAACTTGTTCATGGTGATAACTCCGGTCTTCAATCTTATTGGGGTGGTCTTTGTCGGGGGGGCAGCGGTGAGGAGGAGGTCTTGTTCGCTGCCGATGACCCTTATTTGCCCCTTGATCGATCACGGTGAAACCGGCCCTCGCTGACGAGTGCGAGGGGGAAAGTTGAACGGTGGATCGCAACTCCGTGTTCGGGGAGTTGAACGGTTTTGGCGCCTGCCGGAAAAAGCCCGGTATGCTCCGGGAAACTGTCCGGCGCGCGGTCACGGATTATCGGCTCTGAACCCCAGGAGCGATCACGAAAGGCCGCTGGCAGGTGCTAAATTTTCTCGACGAATGCTGGAAAATGCGCGTTAGCCGGCTTTGAAGGCACGCTTTGGCGCTGCGCGGCGCAACTCCGGACGCAAAACCGCCGGGCACTTTTGCTGGAGTTGCTCAAAGTTCGCTCCGCTCCGGTTCTCGAATTCATCGCTATCTGCCTCACCCCAGCGAGTTTCGAGGCAGGCTTTTAGCGGCTGCCATCTGACCGCGCAGACCGCCAATAACGGAAAAGGCCGCCCCCGACAGGGCGACCTTCCCGACAAACGTCAGCTTGCGCTGACCGGTTGAGCTTGGGCTGACGATCAGTTGCCGATCACATCGCTGTTGGCGGCATAGGGGATGTAGTGCTGCTGGGCACTCGCGGTGCTGGCACCCGGCAGAATGGTCTTGGTCACGAAGTCGGTGCCGCTGGCCAGGCCCGGATCGTATTCGATGACGGTACTCGGCGAGACGCCGTGGGTACCGACAACAGCGCTGTCAGCGACGGTGGCGTAACGCTGGGCATCGGCGGCGGCAGCGGCGGCGTTGGCCGAATTGACCTGGGCAGGCGCGGTGACGAACGTCGGGGAAGCGTTGTCGGCACCCGGGTCAAAGCTGGTGGAGGCAGCGTTGGCAACGGCGGGAACGAGGACGAGCGCGAAAGCGGCGGCGGTGAGGAACTTGTTCATGATGTAACTCCGGTCTTCAATCTTGTTGTGTTGTCGGTTTCTGTCGGGGGGCAGCGGGGAGGAGGTCTTGTTCGCTGCCGATGACCCTTATGTGCCCCTTGCTCGATCACGGCGAAACCGGCCCTCGCTGACGAGTGCGAGGGCGAAAGTTGAACGGTGGATCGCAAATCCGTGTTCGGAGAGTTGAACGGTTTTTGCACCCGCCGAAAAAACCCCGGCCTGCTCCGGGAAACTGTTCGGCGAGCGATCACGGATTGTCGGTTCTGAACCCCAGGGGCGATCACGAAAGGCCGTCGCCTCGGGGTGAGATTTTCCCGACGAATGCCGGAGAATGCGCGTTAGTCGGCTTTGAAAATACGCCGAAGGGGAGGCGTTTGCGCCGGGCAATGCCTTCAGCTCTGTCTTCGAGCGCGCGCGGCTATAAGTGCTTCGTCATCGTTGCTTTGGCCGTCGATCATGCAGGCCGCAATAACGGAAAAGGCCGCTCCCGGTGGAGCGGCCTTCCCGACAAACGTCAGCTTTCGCTGACCAGTTGAGCTTGGTCTGGCGATCAGTTGCCGATCACATCGCTGTTGGCGGCATAGGGGATGTAGTGCGGCTGAGCGATCGGCGCGCTGGCACCCGGCAGGATGGTCGTGGTCACCAGATCGGTGCCGCTGGCCAGGCCCGGATCATATTCAGTGACGGTGCTCGGCGAAACGCCGTGGGTACCGACCACTGCGCTGTCAGCGACGGTGGCATAACGCTGAGCATCGGCGGCCGCGGCGGCGGCATTGGCCGGATTGACCTGGGCCGGTGCGGTGACGAACGTCGGGGAAGCGTTGTCAGCACCCGGATCGAACGAAGTGGCAGCGCTGGCAACGGCGGGAACCAGGGCAAGGGCGAAAGCGGCGGCGGTGAGGAACTTGTTCATGATGTAACTCCGGTCTTGAATTGGGATGTCGGTTTCTGTCGGGGTGGTCTTTGTCGGGGGGCAGCGGTGAAGAGGAGGAGTTCTTGTTCGCTGCCGATGACCTTTATTTGCCCCTTGCTCGATCACGGCGAAACCGGCCCTCGCTGACGAGTGCGAGTGCGGAAGTTGAACGGCGGATCGCGAAATCGTGTGCGGCGAGTTGAACGGTCGCGAGGAGGCTAAGGAAAATCCCGGTATGCCGCCGGAAACCGGCGCAAAATTGCTCACGCAAGGCTGCGACGCGCGTGAACGGAGCCTTGCCCGCGATCACGAAATGCGCGGTGCCCCTGGCTCAATTTTCCCGAAATTTCTCGATCAACGCTGGAAAAAGCGCGTTAGCCGCCTTTGAAAGGCCGATCGGCGCGCTTGCCCTGGCTCAATAGAAGCGCGGAATCGGTCCGTCGTGGGGCGTCTGGTCCTCCAGCTCGACCTCGACGTCATCCACATAGCACCATCCCCAGCCCTCCGGCGGATCGTAGCCTTCAATGATCGGGTGGGCCGTTTGGCGGAAATGGGCGCGGGCGTGGCGGTGCGGGGATTGGTCGCAGCAGCCGACGTGCCCGCACTGGCGGCAAATCCGGAGGTGCAGCCATTGACTGCCGATCTTCAGGCACTCCTCGCATCCACGGGTGCTGGGCGTCACCTTGCGGATCGTGCTGGTGTGAGCGCAGGCCATCATGCAGTCTCCTTCACGGGCTGTCCCATGGCTCGCGCGGCGATCGTGGCATGGATCTGCGAGACGACGGCGGCGCCTTCTCCCACGGCCGCCGCCACGCGCTTGGTGGAGCCGGCGCGGACGTCGCCGATCGCGAACACACCGGGTATGGTGGTCTCGAAGGGAAGCGAACCATCGCCCGTGACCACAAAGCCACGTGTATCGGTTTGAACGCAATCGCGCGCCCAGTCGGAATTGGGATCGGCGCCGACGAACAGGAACAGGTGCCGCACCGCCAGGCGACGATGGCCACCGTCACGCTTGTCCTTAAAGGTTGCCGCCGCAAGACCGTTCGTTCGATCACCTTCCAGGGCGACGAGCTCCTCTCCGACATGAATCTCGACGTTCGGGAGGGCGGCGATGCGGTCGATCAGATACTGCGACATCGTCTCTTTGAGGTCGCGGCGGACCATCAGATGCAGCTTCTTTACCTGCGGCGCCAGGAACACGATCGCTTGCCCGGCGGAATTGCCGCCGCCAATCAGGGCGACCTCCTCGCCGGCGCACAAGCGGGCCTCGATCGCCGACACCCAGTAGGAAACGCCCGCCCCCTCGAGCTCTTTGAGGTTCGGCACATTGGGCCGCCGGTAGCGCGCGCCCGACGCGATCACCACGAAGCGCGCCGTCACCTGGCGATCACCGGCGCATATCAGCACGGGATGCGGCCCGTCGCATGCCATCCGCTCGACTTCCAGGGGGATCGCGATCTCCGCGCCGAACTTCAGCGCCTGGTTGAACGCCCGCCCGGCCAGCGCCTGGCCGGAAATGCCGGTGGGAAAGCCCAGATAGTTCTCGATCCGGGCGGATGCCCCGGCCTGTCCGCCCATCGCGCGGGCATCGAGGACGATCACCGACAAGCCTTCGGAGGCGGCGTAGACGGCGGTTGCCAGACCGGCCGGTCCGGCGCCGACCACGGCGAGATCGAATAGCTTGTCGGGGTCGATGTCCGGGACGACGCCGAGGCAGGCCGCGAGCTCCTCGTCGGTGGGGCAGCGCAGCACGGGGCCGCTGGGGCAGACGACCAGCGGCAGGTCCTCGGCCGAAACGCCGGTCCGTTCGATAAGTTCGCGGCCTTCTTCATCCGAGCTGGCGTCGAGCACGAGGTTCGGTAGTCCGCTTCGGTTGAGGAAGTTCTGCAGCCGCACGACGTCGGGGCTGTTCGGCCGGCCGATCAGGATGGTGCCGGCACCGCCTTCTTCGATCAGGCTGACCCGGCGCAGGATGAGGGCGCGCATGATGATCTCGCCCAGATCGGCCGAACCGATCATCAGCGCCCTGAGGTGGGCGGCGTCGAAGGGCAAGGCGAGGCAGCCATCCGGGCCGGCCCGACCGGCGGCGATCGAGGGGCGACCGGCGAGCTGGTTCACTTCGCCGGAGAACTGGCCTACGCCGTGCGTGGTGATCGGCGCCTCCGCGCTGAGCCCATCGCGACGGACGACGTCGATCGTGCCGGCGAGCACGAGCCATGCTGGCGCGCCGTGGCCGCCGATCTCGTAGATCATTGCGTTGGGATCGAAGCGCGTCGCCGGGCCGCTGGCGAACCGGCGCGCCGCATCCATTTGCGAGGCGGTCAGCACCGGGAACATCTGGCTCGCACGGGTCTCGATGATGCTCATCTGATCCTCCTGTCCGCCGAGCCGGTCGCCTGGGTGGCGAGGCAGGGGTGCCTGTCGGTTGATCTTGCGCGCCGTGATCGGCTGCCTACCATACGCGAGGTGTCGGTCGCCCTGATGCCAGGATAACCTTAGTATGAGGGTCACCTTATCCAATGGTCAAGCGCGCGTCGGTCTTGGCTCCACACGGTATGGGTGTGAAGCTCCCCGGTTTCGGGGCGGGCAAGGCGCGGGCGCTTGTGAGGTCGTTTCAACCAAGGGAGCGTAGGCCGTGATACCAGCAGCCCGTGACATCTTCACCGAGCCGAGCGACGTCGATCCCGACACCCTCGCCAATCTTGGGCCCTTGCGTCGGCTTGCCGGCCGTTGGCGCGCGCGCAAGGGGGTGGACGTCAACCCGAAAGCCGACGGGCCGGAACAGCGCGCGTTCATCGAGACCATCGATTTTCAGGCCATCGATCCACAGGCCAATGGCCCGCAGCTTCTCTACGGCCTGCGCTACCATATTCACATCACCACCGAGGAAGAGGATATCACCTTCCACGATCAGGTCGGCTACTGGCTGTGGGAACCGGCGACCGGGATGGTGCTCCAGACGGTCGCCATTCCACGTGGTCAGGTTGCGCTGGCATCGGGCCAGGCGGCGCCGGACGCGGACGAGATCGTGGTCTCATCCAAGCGTGGCGAAACCGAAAACGGCATCTGCTCGACGGCGTTTCTCAATGAGGCCTTCCGCACCGACAGCTACCGCATCACCATCAGCTTCCACGCCGACGGCTCATGGAGCTACCTCACGGATACCGAGCTGATGGTGGAGGGACGCGACAGCCCGTTCGCCCATCAGGATAAAAACACGCTGCATCGGGTGGGTGAGGCGCGGCCTAACCCCTTGGCGGCCATCTTGGCGAAGCGGAACGGCTGATAATAGCCGGTGCTTGCCATGGCAAAAGGCCGCCCGGTTGGGGGCGGCCTTTCTGGTGGTGGCTCGCTTGTGGCGACTAAGGGACGCCATCAATAACCGATGAGGTCGCTGTTGTCGGCGTAGGGCACGTAGTGCGGGTGGGCGATGGGAGCCGTGGCGCCGGGGATGATCAGCGTGGTCGAGAAGGCCGACTGACCATCGGAGGCACCTGGATCATATTCGGTGACCGGCTGGGCGGCGACGCCGTGGGTACCAATCACCGCGTTGCCATCAACGCTGGCGTAACGCTGGGCATCGGCGGCGGCAGCGGCGGCGTTGGCCGGGTTGACCTGGGTCGGCACGGCGACGAA is part of the Pleomorphomonas sp. PLEO genome and encodes:
- a CDS encoding outer membrane protein, with the translated sequence MNFAMISPVAAADLPTPDAPEYPASLPSTAFDWSGLYVGAQAGYVINQIGLTDSEDLKSGSFGMFGGYNFVYSGVVVGVENDVNYNWSDGETVGLDWDGSVRGRVGYAWDRVLFYGTAGLAAASGSVDLGRTKKEDILVGWTAGVGAEYAITDNILARAEYRYSDFGSVDFGGSIGEFKADQNKVSLGVAYKF
- a CDS encoding UBP-type zinc finger domain-containing protein, with protein sequence MMACAHTSTIRKVTPSTRGCEECLKIGSQWLHLRICRQCGHVGCCDQSPHRHARAHFRQTAHPIIEGYDPPEGWGWCYVDDVEVELEDQTPHDGPIPRFY
- a CDS encoding FAD-dependent oxidoreductase, encoding MSIIETRASQMFPVLTASQMDAARRFASGPATRFDPNAMIYEIGGHGAPAWLVLAGTIDVVRRDGLSAEAPITTHGVGQFSGEVNQLAGRPSIAAGRAGPDGCLALPFDAAHLRALMIGSADLGEIIMRALILRRVSLIEEGGAGTILIGRPNSPDVVRLQNFLNRSGLPNLVLDASSDEEGRELIERTGVSAEDLPLVVCPSGPVLRCPTDEELAACLGVVPDIDPDKLFDLAVVGAGPAGLATAVYAASEGLSVIVLDARAMGGQAGASARIENYLGFPTGISGQALAGRAFNQALKFGAEIAIPLEVERMACDGPHPVLICAGDRQVTARFVVIASGARYRRPNVPNLKELEGAGVSYWVSAIEARLCAGEEVALIGGGNSAGQAIVFLAPQVKKLHLMVRRDLKETMSQYLIDRIAALPNVEIHVGEELVALEGDRTNGLAAATFKDKRDGGHRRLAVRHLFLFVGADPNSDWARDCVQTDTRGFVVTGDGSLPFETTIPGVFAIGDVRAGSTKRVAAAVGEGAAVVSQIHATIAARAMGQPVKETA
- a CDS encoding FABP family protein, which produces MIPAARDIFTEPSDVDPDTLANLGPLRRLAGRWRARKGVDVNPKADGPEQRAFIETIDFQAIDPQANGPQLLYGLRYHIHITTEEEDITFHDQVGYWLWEPATGMVLQTVAIPRGQVALASGQAAPDADEIVVSSKRGETENGICSTAFLNEAFRTDSYRITISFHADGSWSYLTDTELMVEGRDSPFAHQDKNTLHRVGEARPNPLAAILAKRNG